Proteins found in one Oncorhynchus gorbuscha isolate QuinsamMale2020 ecotype Even-year linkage group LG15, OgorEven_v1.0, whole genome shotgun sequence genomic segment:
- the LOC123997779 gene encoding cytosolic 5'-nucleotidase 3 isoform X2, which produces MSSTRSMPEFEKNTVHMRDPERVERIICDMIKGGASKLQVITDFDMTLSRFAVNGKRCPTCHNIIDNCKLVTEDCRTKLLELKNTYYPIEIDPHLTMEEKYPFMVEWYFKSHTLLVEQRLQKDKLSEVVRDSDACLREGYEPFFDRLQQHNVPVFIFSAGLGDVLEEIIHQAGVYHPNVKVVSNFMDFDENGELRGFKGELIHVFNKHDGALRNTEYFKQVKDNCNIVLLGDSLGDLNMADGVPNVENILKIGFLNDKVEERLEKYLDSYDIVLVKDETLEVPNSILQKIL; this is translated from the exons ATGTCTAGCACGCGCTCG aTGCCAGAGTTTGAGAAGAACACGGTCCACATGAGGGATCCAGAGCGGGTGGAACGGATCATCTGTGACATGATCAAGGGTGGCGCCTCCAAACTGCAG GTCATCACTGACTTTGACATGACGTTAAGCCGGTTCGCAGTCAACGGCAAACGCTGCCCCACGTGTCATA ATATCATTGACAACTGCAAGCTTGTCACCGAAGATTGTAGGACCAAG TTACTGGAGCTTAAGAACACATATTACCCCATAGAGATTGACCCCCATCTAACGATGGAGGAGAAGTATCCATTTATGGTAGAATG gtACTTTAAGTCCCACACATTACTGGTGGAGCAGAGGCTACAGAAGGACAAACTCTCGGAGGTGGTGAGGGACTCGGACGCCTGCCTGAG GGAGGGTTATGAGCCGTTCTTTGACCGTCTCCAGCAGCACAACGTGCCCGTGTTCATCTTCTCAGCGGGTCTGGGAGACGTCCTGGAGGAGATCATCCACCAGGCGGGGGTCTACCACCCCAATGTCAAGGTGGTGTCCAACTTCATGGACTTCGATGAGAAT GGTGAGCTGAGGGGCTTCAAGGGAGAGCTGATCCATGTGTTCAACAAGCACGACGGCGCCCTGCGCAACACCGAGTACTTCAAACAGGTGAAGGACAACTGCAACATCGTGTTGCTGGGAGACTCGTTAGGTGACCTCAACATGGCTGACGGCGTGCCCAACGTGGAGAACATCCTCAAGATCGGCTTCCTCAATGACAAG GTGGAGGAGCGTTTGGAGAAATATCTGGACTCTTATGACATCGTCTTGGTAAAGGACGAGACTCTAGAAGTTCCCAATTCTATCCTTCAGAAGATCCTATAA
- the LOC123997779 gene encoding cytosolic 5'-nucleotidase 3 isoform X1 — MDKTAVVKVGAAASASVCALFGGVVLAQYMFAKKKRAGKKTKIIEMMPEFEKNTVHMRDPERVERIICDMIKGGASKLQVITDFDMTLSRFAVNGKRCPTCHNIIDNCKLVTEDCRTKLLELKNTYYPIEIDPHLTMEEKYPFMVEWYFKSHTLLVEQRLQKDKLSEVVRDSDACLREGYEPFFDRLQQHNVPVFIFSAGLGDVLEEIIHQAGVYHPNVKVVSNFMDFDENGELRGFKGELIHVFNKHDGALRNTEYFKQVKDNCNIVLLGDSLGDLNMADGVPNVENILKIGFLNDKVEERLEKYLDSYDIVLVKDETLEVPNSILQKIL; from the exons ATGGACAAGACTGCCGTAGTAAAAGTCGGTGCCGCGGCCAGTGCCAGTGTATGTGCTCTGTTCGGTGGTGTGGTTCTCGCCCAGTACATGTTCGCCAAGAAGAAGAGAGCGGGAAAGAAAACGAAGATCATCGAGATG aTGCCAGAGTTTGAGAAGAACACGGTCCACATGAGGGATCCAGAGCGGGTGGAACGGATCATCTGTGACATGATCAAGGGTGGCGCCTCCAAACTGCAG GTCATCACTGACTTTGACATGACGTTAAGCCGGTTCGCAGTCAACGGCAAACGCTGCCCCACGTGTCATA ATATCATTGACAACTGCAAGCTTGTCACCGAAGATTGTAGGACCAAG TTACTGGAGCTTAAGAACACATATTACCCCATAGAGATTGACCCCCATCTAACGATGGAGGAGAAGTATCCATTTATGGTAGAATG gtACTTTAAGTCCCACACATTACTGGTGGAGCAGAGGCTACAGAAGGACAAACTCTCGGAGGTGGTGAGGGACTCGGACGCCTGCCTGAG GGAGGGTTATGAGCCGTTCTTTGACCGTCTCCAGCAGCACAACGTGCCCGTGTTCATCTTCTCAGCGGGTCTGGGAGACGTCCTGGAGGAGATCATCCACCAGGCGGGGGTCTACCACCCCAATGTCAAGGTGGTGTCCAACTTCATGGACTTCGATGAGAAT GGTGAGCTGAGGGGCTTCAAGGGAGAGCTGATCCATGTGTTCAACAAGCACGACGGCGCCCTGCGCAACACCGAGTACTTCAAACAGGTGAAGGACAACTGCAACATCGTGTTGCTGGGAGACTCGTTAGGTGACCTCAACATGGCTGACGGCGTGCCCAACGTGGAGAACATCCTCAAGATCGGCTTCCTCAATGACAAG GTGGAGGAGCGTTTGGAGAAATATCTGGACTCTTATGACATCGTCTTGGTAAAGGACGAGACTCTAGAAGTTCCCAATTCTATCCTTCAGAAGATCCTATAA
- the LOC123997779 gene encoding cytosolic 5'-nucleotidase 3 isoform X3, whose translation MPEFEKNTVHMRDPERVERIICDMIKGGASKLQVITDFDMTLSRFAVNGKRCPTCHNIIDNCKLVTEDCRTKLLELKNTYYPIEIDPHLTMEEKYPFMVEWYFKSHTLLVEQRLQKDKLSEVVRDSDACLREGYEPFFDRLQQHNVPVFIFSAGLGDVLEEIIHQAGVYHPNVKVVSNFMDFDENGELRGFKGELIHVFNKHDGALRNTEYFKQVKDNCNIVLLGDSLGDLNMADGVPNVENILKIGFLNDKVEERLEKYLDSYDIVLVKDETLEVPNSILQKIL comes from the exons aTGCCAGAGTTTGAGAAGAACACGGTCCACATGAGGGATCCAGAGCGGGTGGAACGGATCATCTGTGACATGATCAAGGGTGGCGCCTCCAAACTGCAG GTCATCACTGACTTTGACATGACGTTAAGCCGGTTCGCAGTCAACGGCAAACGCTGCCCCACGTGTCATA ATATCATTGACAACTGCAAGCTTGTCACCGAAGATTGTAGGACCAAG TTACTGGAGCTTAAGAACACATATTACCCCATAGAGATTGACCCCCATCTAACGATGGAGGAGAAGTATCCATTTATGGTAGAATG gtACTTTAAGTCCCACACATTACTGGTGGAGCAGAGGCTACAGAAGGACAAACTCTCGGAGGTGGTGAGGGACTCGGACGCCTGCCTGAG GGAGGGTTATGAGCCGTTCTTTGACCGTCTCCAGCAGCACAACGTGCCCGTGTTCATCTTCTCAGCGGGTCTGGGAGACGTCCTGGAGGAGATCATCCACCAGGCGGGGGTCTACCACCCCAATGTCAAGGTGGTGTCCAACTTCATGGACTTCGATGAGAAT GGTGAGCTGAGGGGCTTCAAGGGAGAGCTGATCCATGTGTTCAACAAGCACGACGGCGCCCTGCGCAACACCGAGTACTTCAAACAGGTGAAGGACAACTGCAACATCGTGTTGCTGGGAGACTCGTTAGGTGACCTCAACATGGCTGACGGCGTGCCCAACGTGGAGAACATCCTCAAGATCGGCTTCCTCAATGACAAG GTGGAGGAGCGTTTGGAGAAATATCTGGACTCTTATGACATCGTCTTGGTAAAGGACGAGACTCTAGAAGTTCCCAATTCTATCCTTCAGAAGATCCTATAA